The genomic window TCGACTAATTGAGTATCTATCTCATCAATTTCATTTCTCAATGCGGTTAACTGAGGAGCTATACTTTTCTTATCCATTAATTTACTCATTTACGTTTCGCGTACTCGCCTTTATATCGATTTAAGATAAACGCTTCTTTAAAACATCATTAAGTTTATCGGTCGCATTTGCTAATAAAAGTGCCGTATCATTAAAATCAATACATGCATCAGTAACTGAAACACCATACTTTAATGACTCTTTCGGGCCATTAGAACTTTGGTTGCCTGCATTTATATGACTTTCTAACATTATACCAATAATTGATTTATTACCTTCAATAATTTGGTCAAATACATTTTCTGCCACCAATGGCTGGCGACGGTAATCTTTATTTGAATTACCGTGCGAACAATCGATCACAATACCAGGCTCTAAACCTTGTACATTCAATTCTTTCTCACATAACGCAACATTAGCAGCATCATAGTTAGGTTTTTTACCACCACGTAAAATAACATGACCATCAGGGTTTCCAGAAGTTTTAATCAATGATACTTGTCCTTGACGGTTTATTCCCATAAAGCGATGTGAAGACGCTGCTGACTGCAAAGCATTAATAGCTACATCTAGGCTACCATTGGTGCCATTTTTAAAACCAATAGGCATAGAAAGACCTGACGCCATTTCTCTATGTGTTTGCGATTCAGTTGTTCTGGCGCCAATCGCCGACCAGCTAAAAAGTTCAGCCAAGTATTGTGGGCTAATGGGATCAAGCGCTTCGGTGGCTAATGGCAAACCTAAATCTGTTAAGTAAATCAATAATTCTCGAGCTTTACGCAAACCCGTTTCAACATCAAAGGTACCATCCATATGAGGATCGTTTATTAAACCTTTCCATCCAACGGTCGTGCGAGGCTTTTCAAAGTAAACACGCATAACAATATAAAGGCTGTCTTGATGCTTATCATGTAAAGCTTTTAACTTTTGGGCATATTCTTTAGCGGCATCGAGATCATGCACAGAACAAGGGCCTGAAATAACGAGTAAGCGATGGTCTTTTTTATGAATAATGTCAGCGATCACCTTGCGGGCAGCTTTAACAAAATTACGTCCACTTTCTGACAAGGGGAGTTCATCTCTTAATTGATCAGGCGTTATTAATACATCTTCTGAATTGACATGAATATCGTTAAGGGTTTTTACGTGCGGACCTTTACTAGGTTGAGCGTTCGGTAATGAGTTAGACATTGTATTTTCCATTTATCGCAAGATTGTTTATTAAAGTAAATATAGAACAAAAGAACTAAGTGTGACTTAGCAAAAGAAGGGTTAGTAATAATATCGATGTTGTTGGCTTTTCATAATAGTTCCGCTAATCTCTATATCGTAAAGAATTATTTACTCTATTTGTACACAATATCTTACAGGGGTTTTTTTTGAAGGTACAGTAGTTTTAGTGTTTTTATTCTAGGTTATGTTCAGGGTAAAAGGTATAACGTGGTTCCGTGACTACATGGACATAGGATGTATAGTAACGCAGCAGCAGTACCGATATGGCAAAGAAGGTAGTCACGACTACAGCTATTTAGCATGCAGAGGGAAGTGTCTAAGCATAAGTCGAGCATAGCCTATCGCAGCATGCTCTATTTACGCCATTAGTGCAGGTATTCGAGCCATTTCCCCGCCAATAAAAACATTAAAAGCGCCCTAAGGCGCTTTTAATTAAGTGCTCGTTAGTGACTAACTATCATGAACAATTCGATTACTTATTAAGTTTTCTACAACGCTAGGATCTGCCAAGGTCGATGTATCCCCTAAGGTATCAATATCGTTTTCAGCAATTTTACGTAAGATGCGACGCATTATTTTACCAGAACGTGTTTTTGGCAAGCCAGGTGCATACTGAATATAATCAGGTTTTGCAAAACGGCCTAACTCCTTAGCAACAAACTCAGTTAGTTCTTTCAGTAACTCTGGTGATTCACTCGCACTAGCCATTAAAGTCACATAAGCATAAACTCCTTGGCCTTTAATTTCATGCGGATAACCAACAACAGCAGCTTCGGCTACAGCAGGATGAAGCACTAAAGCACTTTCGATCTCAGCAGTACCTAAACGATGGCCCGAAACATTAAGGACATCATCAACACGTCCGGTGATCCAATAAAACCCGTCCTCATCACGACGTGCACCATCTCCAGTAAAATAATTACCAGGATATTGGCTTAAATAGGTTTGATAAAAACGCTCATGATCGCCATAAACTGTCCGTAACTGCCCAGGCCAACTGCCTGTTATGATTAATAAACCTTGGTCAGCACCTGCAAGTGTATTACCTTCTTTATCAAACAATGCTGGCTGAACACCAAAAAACGGTTTACCTGCTGCACCTGGTTTCATATCAACAGCACCAGGTAATGAAGTAATTAGAATCCCCCCTGTTTCTGTTTGCCACCAAGTATCAACAATAGGACAGTTAGACTTACCAACCACTTCATAATACCAATGCCAAGCTTCAGGATTAATAGGCTCGCCAACCGTACCCAGTAAACGCAACGATGAAAGATCTGATTGATGGACTAAATCGTCGCCAATACTCATCAAGGCTCTTATCGCAGTAGGTGCAGTATAAAAAATATTAACTTTATGCTTTTCACATATTTGCCAGAAACGTCCAGCATCAGGGTAAGTAGGTACCCCTTCAAATACTAGTGTAGTTGCACCGTTAGCTAACGGGCCATAGAAAATATAAGAGTGACCGGTGATCCAACCTGCATCTGCAGTACACCAATAAATTTCGCCATCTTTATAGTCAAAAACATATTTATGAGTCATCGCGGCATAGAGCGAATAACCACCACAGGTATGTAAAACACCTTTTGGTGTGCCTGTTGAACCTGATGTATAGAGAATAAACAATGGATCTTCTGCATCCATGACCTCTGGTTCACAAACAGCTGATTGCTTGGCAACTTCTTCTTCGTAACTGATGTCTATTTTGTCATTCCATGCGACATCACCACCGGTGCGTGCAACGACAATAACTGTATGTACATTGGGGCATTCGGCAACAGCTTCATCAACGTTCACTTTTAGTGGAATAACACGACCGCCACGTAAGCTTTCATCTGAAGTGATAACAACTTGGCAATCAGCATCAGCAACTCGTGAGCGGATAGCCTCAGTTGAGAAACCACCAAAGACAACAGAATGTACCGCGCCAATTCGAGCACAGGCTAACATGGCATAACCCACTTCAGGGATCATCGGCATATAGATACAAACCCTATCACCTTTTTTAACACCACGTGCTTTTAATAAGTTCGCTAAACGACAAACATGATCATGTAATTCTTGATAAGTGATTTTTTTGTCGTCACTGGGATCATCGCCTTCCCAAATGATAGCCGTATCATTGGCTTTAGTAGCTAAGTGACGATCAATACAGTTATAACTTACATTTAATTTACCACCAGAAAACCATTTAATATCAGCCGTTTTCAAGTCAACATCACTAACACTGTCCCAGGGCTTATACCAATCAAGAAATTTTTCAGCTTGCTCACCCCAAAATACATCAGGTTGTTCAATCGATTGCTTGTACATCGCATCGTATGTTGCACTATCAATATGAGTGTGTGCTTTAGCTTGTTCTAAAACTGGATAACAGCTTTTCAATTCTTTCATGTTGAGTCCTTCATTGCTGACTTGATATTATATCAAGTTGATTATTGCTTAAATGCTATTGATATTCATCTAAGCACTAATAGATTTTGAGGTTATTTTTAAAACAGTGACAACATCATATAGGAAGTTAATTAGTGCGACTACTCAACTAAAGTCGAATACGCCTGATTAAATTTACATTAAAATGAAAAAAGATAATTGCCTACTAATAAGATTAACATTGAAACCTAACAATGACAACGCTGTCATTGTTAGGTTAAAAAAAAGCAAAATAAATTGCTATTAGCGGACCAAGGAGCCTTTAATAGATACGTTAACGAATAGTGATATCGGGGGAACCGTCAATTTCACCATCTTCGGTAATGATAACAGTACCACTATTATTTGATAATACAGCAATGCTACGTCCATTGTTATTACGTATAAAAAGCAATTGATAGCCAAACTTACCTAGACTACCCGCTGAAAACTTTTGAGCAAGTGTTAGCTTCTCCCACCAAACTGAATGCTCAGGAGATTCGTGTCTTCTCTCATTGAAAGGTTGCTTTTGTAGTTGCATA from Colwellia sp. PAMC 20917 includes these protein-coding regions:
- the acs gene encoding acetate--CoA ligase; translation: MKELKSCYPVLEQAKAHTHIDSATYDAMYKQSIEQPDVFWGEQAEKFLDWYKPWDSVSDVDLKTADIKWFSGGKLNVSYNCIDRHLATKANDTAIIWEGDDPSDDKKITYQELHDHVCRLANLLKARGVKKGDRVCIYMPMIPEVGYAMLACARIGAVHSVVFGGFSTEAIRSRVADADCQVVITSDESLRGGRVIPLKVNVDEAVAECPNVHTVIVVARTGGDVAWNDKIDISYEEEVAKQSAVCEPEVMDAEDPLFILYTSGSTGTPKGVLHTCGGYSLYAAMTHKYVFDYKDGEIYWCTADAGWITGHSYIFYGPLANGATTLVFEGVPTYPDAGRFWQICEKHKVNIFYTAPTAIRALMSIGDDLVHQSDLSSLRLLGTVGEPINPEAWHWYYEVVGKSNCPIVDTWWQTETGGILITSLPGAVDMKPGAAGKPFFGVQPALFDKEGNTLAGADQGLLIITGSWPGQLRTVYGDHERFYQTYLSQYPGNYFTGDGARRDEDGFYWITGRVDDVLNVSGHRLGTAEIESALVLHPAVAEAAVVGYPHEIKGQGVYAYVTLMASASESPELLKELTEFVAKELGRFAKPDYIQYAPGLPKTRSGKIMRRILRKIAENDIDTLGDTSTLADPSVVENLISNRIVHDS
- a CDS encoding 3-deoxy-7-phosphoheptulonate synthase; the protein is MSNSLPNAQPSKGPHVKTLNDIHVNSEDVLITPDQLRDELPLSESGRNFVKAARKVIADIIHKKDHRLLVISGPCSVHDLDAAKEYAQKLKALHDKHQDSLYIVMRVYFEKPRTTVGWKGLINDPHMDGTFDVETGLRKARELLIYLTDLGLPLATEALDPISPQYLAELFSWSAIGARTTESQTHREMASGLSMPIGFKNGTNGSLDVAINALQSAASSHRFMGINRQGQVSLIKTSGNPDGHVILRGGKKPNYDAANVALCEKELNVQGLEPGIVIDCSHGNSNKDYRRQPLVAENVFDQIIEGNKSIIGIMLESHINAGNQSSNGPKESLKYGVSVTDACIDFNDTALLLANATDKLNDVLKKRLS